A section of the Bacteroidota bacterium genome encodes:
- a CDS encoding acetate--CoA ligase family protein, with translation MTTEPTPGAILEGIATIDAQTSGLTPPSPLLLHPLDVFFHPRTIAIIGASERTGSPGEAITTNLFARAGSGYEVFAVNPVHKMVGGHPAYAHIAEVPASVDLAIIVTPAATVADLISECVKAGVRGAIVISAGFRESGAAGKALELEILNRIRDTHLRVIGPNCIGVMNPVSGLNATFARKAALPGSVAFISQSGALCTAILDWSLSEALGFSAFVSVGSMLDVGWGDLIDYLGDDPATESIVIYMESIGDAPSFLEAARKVALRKPIIVIKAGRTAAAAKAAASHTGAMTGSDDVLDAAFRRAGVLRIDWIGDVFHIAEVLAKQPRPTGRRLAIVTNAGGPGVLAADALMEGGGELAQLSSETMRKLDEMLPPAWSHGNPIDILADSSEATFERAVELALNDPGTDGVLAMTAPLVAARPINLAKSISKLSTLGKPLIASFMGGSDVSDADGFMSRGGIPTFAFPDDAARVFNYMWKFGENLKTLESSEITENQRVARQSSIIDRVRSEGRTILNEVESKQLLAEYDIPVTQTIAAVTPEEAVMAARQIGFPVVAKLLSKTITHKSDVGGVKLDLETEDQVRQAFEDIRAGVIAGHSATDFDGISIQPMVDRDGYELILGSSIDPQFGPVILFGAGGVFAEVMKDTALELPPLNQAIARRLIERTRIWGALKGTRGKQPIDVIALESLLVRFSQLIIEQPWIAEVDINPLLASSKGCLALDARVLLHGPNTIVENLPRAAMMSQSRCAAAITL, from the coding sequence ATGACGACAGAACCGACGCCAGGGGCTATTCTTGAGGGGATCGCCACGATTGACGCACAGACATCTGGCTTAACCCCTCCATCCCCTCTCCTGCTGCATCCTCTCGACGTATTTTTCCATCCAAGGACAATCGCAATCATCGGCGCTTCCGAACGCACGGGAAGCCCCGGCGAGGCGATCACGACGAACCTGTTTGCCCGCGCCGGCTCGGGCTATGAAGTCTTCGCTGTTAATCCTGTACACAAGATGGTCGGCGGTCATCCGGCATATGCGCATATTGCAGAGGTGCCAGCTTCCGTCGATCTGGCTATCATAGTGACGCCCGCTGCGACGGTAGCTGATCTCATCAGTGAGTGTGTCAAGGCCGGTGTCCGTGGAGCAATCGTTATCTCTGCGGGATTCCGTGAATCAGGAGCGGCCGGCAAGGCGCTCGAACTAGAGATCCTTAATCGCATTCGCGACACACATCTGCGCGTTATTGGACCGAATTGCATCGGCGTTATGAATCCCGTCAGTGGCTTAAATGCGACATTTGCGCGGAAAGCAGCACTGCCGGGCAGTGTTGCCTTTATCAGCCAGAGCGGCGCGCTTTGTACAGCGATTCTCGATTGGAGCCTCAGTGAAGCGCTTGGATTCAGTGCATTCGTTTCCGTTGGCTCCATGCTCGATGTTGGCTGGGGCGATCTCATCGATTATCTGGGCGACGATCCGGCCACAGAGTCAATCGTGATTTACATGGAATCCATTGGGGATGCTCCGAGCTTTCTTGAAGCCGCTCGCAAGGTCGCGCTACGCAAACCGATTATTGTAATTAAGGCTGGTCGCACCGCGGCCGCGGCCAAGGCTGCAGCCTCGCATACTGGTGCAATGACCGGAAGTGATGATGTTCTTGACGCAGCATTCCGGCGCGCGGGCGTGCTGCGAATCGACTGGATTGGCGACGTCTTTCACATTGCCGAAGTGCTTGCAAAACAGCCACGACCAACAGGACGACGCCTAGCCATTGTGACAAATGCCGGCGGGCCAGGCGTGCTCGCAGCCGATGCGCTCATGGAAGGTGGCGGAGAACTTGCTCAGCTTTCGAGCGAGACCATGAGGAAGCTCGACGAAATGTTGCCGCCTGCCTGGAGTCACGGAAATCCGATTGATATTCTTGCCGACTCATCGGAAGCCACGTTCGAGCGAGCAGTCGAGTTGGCACTCAATGATCCCGGCACCGATGGAGTATTAGCCATGACGGCACCGCTTGTTGCGGCAAGACCTATTAACTTGGCCAAGAGTATCTCAAAACTTTCTACGCTTGGCAAACCACTCATCGCGTCATTCATGGGTGGCAGCGATGTATCCGATGCGGATGGTTTCATGAGCCGAGGCGGCATCCCCACGTTCGCATTTCCGGATGACGCCGCGCGCGTGTTCAACTACATGTGGAAGTTCGGTGAAAACCTCAAAACGCTGGAAAGCTCCGAGATCACCGAAAATCAGAGAGTAGCTAGGCAATCGTCTATCATCGACCGCGTGCGAAGTGAAGGCCGGACTATCCTGAATGAGGTCGAGTCCAAGCAACTCCTCGCTGAGTATGATATCCCCGTGACGCAAACGATTGCCGCTGTCACACCGGAAGAAGCAGTTATGGCTGCTCGACAAATCGGATTTCCTGTTGTTGCCAAATTACTCTCAAAGACTATCACTCATAAGTCCGATGTCGGCGGAGTCAAGCTGGACCTCGAAACGGAGGATCAGGTCCGTCAGGCATTTGAAGACATTAGAGCAGGTGTCATAGCGGGCCATTCCGCCACCGATTTCGATGGCATCTCAATCCAGCCAATGGTGGACCGCGATGGGTACGAGTTGATTCTCGGCAGCAGCATCGATCCCCAGTTCGGGCCGGTAATCCTGTTTGGCGCAGGTGGAGTATTCGCAGAAGTCATGAAAGACACCGCGTTGGAACTTCCTCCATTGAACCAAGCGATAGCCAGACGGCTGATCGAGCGGACGCGCATCTGGGGCGCGTTGAAAGGCACTCGCGGGAAGCAGCCGATCGATGTTATAGCGCTCGAATCGCTGCTCGTACGATTTAGTCAGCTCATAATCGAGCAACCCTGGATCGCGGAGGTTGATATCAACCCCCTGCTTGCCAGCAGCAAGGGCTGTCTCGCGCTTGACGCGCGCGTTCTTTTGCACGGACCTAATACCATCGTCGAGAATTTGCCACGCGCGGCTATGATGTCTCAGTCGAGATGCGCCGCGGCAATCACCCTGTAA
- a CDS encoding SDR family oxidoreductase — translation MNLFKGKSAIITGAASGIGRAAASGFAREGSNVAVLDVSDAEGQKTVEMLLAEGGHAKYFHCDVSDGASVKKAIDAVFSAFGSIDYAFNNAGIEGESSPTADCTEDNWDRVLDINLKGVWLCMKYELPYMLKQGKGVIVNCSSIGGLVGFAGAPAYTASKHGLLGLTKAAALDYVKQGIRVNAICPGVIDTPMVERSIRNNPGMEALLTAGEPIGRIGKPEEIANGVVWLCSDAASFVTGIALPVDGGWVAQ, via the coding sequence ATGAACCTGTTTAAAGGAAAGAGTGCAATCATTACGGGAGCTGCCTCGGGCATTGGCCGAGCGGCCGCGAGTGGATTCGCTCGAGAAGGCTCAAATGTGGCCGTTCTCGACGTATCGGACGCGGAGGGTCAAAAAACGGTAGAAATGCTCCTTGCTGAGGGTGGCCATGCCAAGTATTTCCATTGTGATGTCTCCGATGGTGCAAGTGTAAAGAAAGCCATCGATGCTGTCTTCAGCGCCTTCGGATCGATCGATTATGCGTTCAATAACGCAGGCATTGAAGGCGAGTCTAGTCCAACCGCCGATTGCACCGAGGACAATTGGGACCGCGTGCTTGACATTAATCTCAAGGGCGTCTGGCTCTGCATGAAATATGAGTTGCCTTATATGCTGAAGCAAGGCAAAGGCGTGATCGTAAACTGCTCTTCGATTGGTGGTCTTGTCGGATTCGCCGGAGCACCAGCGTACACTGCAAGCAAGCATGGGTTACTCGGCTTGACGAAAGCGGCGGCGCTCGACTATGTCAAACAGGGCATTCGCGTGAATGCTATTTGCCCCGGCGTTATCGATACGCCTATGGTAGAGCGATCTATCCGCAACAATCCTGGAATGGAAGCACTACTTACCGCAGGCGAACCGATTGGTCGCATTGGTAAACCTGAGGAAATCGCCAACGGAGTGGTTTGGCTCTGCTCCGATGCCGCGTCGTTCGTGACGGGTATCGCATTGCCGGTTGACGGGGGGTGGGTGGCACAATGA
- the ppsA gene encoding phosphoenolpyruvate synthase, with translation MNPQLLLETSTNGRLQYVLPFARIGMSDLPRVGGKNASLGEMTSRLSQLGIRIPKGFALSTEAFWDFITANNLKQFILEKLASLDRKDYSNLHEIGEAIRAQIMLGTLPKEIQRAIIDGYMTLSESGTMATVAVRSSATAEDLPNASFAGQQETYLNVSGEENVVRAVHKCYASLYTDRAIKYREDNSFDHMKVGLSVGVQCMVRADKGASGVAFTIDPDTGFDNAMLITGSWGLGENVVGGVVIPDEFLLFKPSLLSGRRPVISKKLGSKEKMMIFGESKLANGLAFSPSDHDAGVWNIDTPESLRNAFVLNDLQLEHLGEWLLAIEDHYDRPMDVEWALDGITGELWILQARPETVRSREKHLTITEYELAEEGILLAHGLGLGNKIVSGRARVLASPKQGNLLQAGDILVTDITSPDWDPILKRAGAIVTNNGGRTSHAAIVARELGTPAIIGTINGTSTIKDGETVTIVCNTSSRGEIYRGELRFTKLEREIGSIVMPKTHPMLILGDPEQAFRLSFYPNMGVGLLRLEFIINNLVKIHPMALVNFPNIKDEQAKKQIEHLTAGYSDKSQYFVEMLAQGVATIAAAFYPKDVVVRMSDFKTNEYANLIGGAEFEPKEENPMIGFRGASRYYNSRYQPGFELECQAMHWVRNEIGLTNVKLMIPFCRTIAEGERVIKIMEQQGLHRGEDGLEVYVMAEIPSNVLLAKGFAEIFDGFSIGSNDLTQLTLGIDRDSAIIHDLFDEQNEAPKAMIAAMIEAARVADRKIGLCGQAPSDYPAFAEFLVSHHIDSISFNPDALLRGIENINAAEAKYPTHFEKASEAAMLAHASHLFDFDAEE, from the coding sequence ATGAACCCTCAACTCTTGCTCGAAACAAGCACCAACGGCCGACTACAGTATGTACTGCCCTTTGCGCGTATCGGAATGTCGGACCTCCCACGCGTCGGCGGTAAGAATGCGTCACTCGGCGAGATGACATCCCGTCTCTCGCAACTGGGGATCCGCATACCCAAAGGCTTCGCACTCTCGACCGAAGCCTTTTGGGATTTTATTACTGCAAACAACCTGAAACAATTCATCCTGGAAAAACTCGCTTCTCTCGATCGGAAAGATTACTCGAATCTGCATGAAATTGGCGAGGCCATCCGTGCACAAATCATGCTAGGCACACTGCCGAAAGAGATACAACGGGCAATCATCGATGGCTATATGACTCTTTCGGAGAGCGGTACAATGGCCACGGTAGCGGTGCGCAGCAGCGCAACGGCCGAGGATCTCCCGAACGCAAGCTTTGCCGGTCAGCAGGAAACCTATCTTAACGTATCGGGTGAAGAGAATGTCGTGCGTGCAGTTCATAAATGCTATGCATCGCTCTATACGGACCGAGCAATCAAGTACCGGGAAGACAATAGCTTCGATCATATGAAGGTCGGCCTCTCGGTCGGTGTGCAGTGCATGGTCCGTGCCGACAAGGGCGCCTCCGGCGTGGCATTTACAATCGATCCCGACACTGGCTTTGATAATGCGATGCTGATTACCGGATCGTGGGGCCTGGGTGAGAATGTGGTCGGTGGCGTGGTCATCCCGGACGAGTTTCTGTTATTCAAACCATCCTTGCTCTCGGGCCGTCGTCCGGTGATCTCAAAAAAGCTTGGGTCCAAAGAAAAAATGATGATCTTTGGCGAATCGAAGTTGGCCAATGGACTGGCATTCAGCCCAAGCGATCACGATGCTGGTGTCTGGAACATTGATACGCCGGAATCACTGCGCAATGCTTTCGTGCTAAACGACCTTCAACTTGAGCATCTTGGTGAATGGCTGCTTGCGATCGAAGATCATTACGATCGGCCAATGGACGTCGAGTGGGCACTCGATGGTATCACGGGCGAACTCTGGATTCTTCAGGCACGCCCTGAAACGGTCCGATCACGCGAGAAACACCTAACGATCACCGAGTATGAGCTTGCTGAGGAGGGAATCTTGCTCGCACACGGTCTGGGACTTGGAAATAAGATTGTATCAGGCCGCGCGCGCGTCCTGGCTTCGCCGAAACAAGGCAATCTTCTTCAAGCCGGCGATATTCTCGTCACGGACATCACCAGTCCGGATTGGGACCCGATCTTGAAGCGCGCTGGGGCGATTGTAACGAACAACGGCGGCCGCACGAGTCATGCGGCGATTGTGGCACGAGAGCTCGGCACACCAGCAATCATTGGTACGATTAACGGTACGAGTACGATCAAGGACGGCGAGACAGTCACTATTGTCTGTAACACTTCCTCACGCGGCGAGATCTATCGAGGTGAACTTCGCTTTACGAAACTTGAGCGAGAGATCGGCTCGATCGTTATGCCGAAAACGCATCCGATGCTGATCCTCGGTGATCCTGAGCAAGCGTTTCGTCTCTCTTTCTACCCCAACATGGGGGTCGGCCTGCTCCGACTAGAGTTCATCATCAATAATCTCGTGAAGATTCATCCGATGGCGCTGGTCAATTTTCCCAATATCAAGGACGAACAGGCTAAGAAGCAGATCGAGCACTTGACGGCCGGATATTCCGATAAGTCTCAGTACTTTGTCGAGATGTTGGCTCAGGGCGTCGCAACGATCGCCGCAGCATTTTATCCGAAAGATGTTGTTGTCCGCATGAGCGATTTCAAAACGAATGAATATGCAAATTTGATCGGAGGCGCGGAGTTCGAGCCCAAGGAAGAGAATCCGATGATTGGCTTCCGTGGTGCTTCGCGTTATTACAACTCGCGGTATCAACCGGGATTCGAACTGGAGTGCCAGGCCATGCACTGGGTCCGAAATGAAATTGGTCTTACTAATGTGAAGCTGATGATCCCCTTCTGTCGAACGATCGCTGAAGGTGAGCGGGTCATCAAGATCATGGAACAACAAGGTCTGCATCGCGGTGAAGATGGTCTTGAGGTCTATGTCATGGCGGAAATTCCAAGCAACGTGCTTCTAGCCAAGGGTTTCGCGGAAATCTTCGACGGCTTCTCGATCGGCTCTAATGACCTGACACAACTCACACTCGGTATCGATCGCGATTCCGCGATCATCCACGATCTGTTTGATGAACAGAATGAGGCGCCCAAAGCAATGATTGCAGCAATGATCGAAGCCGCACGGGTTGCCGATCGGAAAATTGGACTTTGTGGTCAGGCACCGAGCGATTATCCGGCCTTCGCCGAGTTTCTCGTCTCGCATCACATTGATAGCATTTCATTTAACCCCGATGCACTGTTGCGTGGCATCGAGAATATCAATGCGGCTGAAGCGAAGTATCCGACACACTTCGAGAAGGCCTCCGAAGCAGCCATGCTCGCACATGCGAGCCATTTGTTCGATTTCGACGCGGAAGAATAG